AGCTACAATTGTGGAACATTAATCAGTCAAAAGGTAACGCGGGACGAGAATCAGCCATTGAGAGGAGATCGGATCAGCTTGGATGTAGCGATGAGAAGAAACCCTCTTCTAGATCTTCACCAGTCTCATTTGGTGGAAAAACATGTCAAAGAGAAGAAACACAAGCAACCAAGCTCCCCAGGTGGTAAACTCGCTACCTTCTTGAACTCTCTTTTCAATCAAACAGGTtccaaaaagaagaaaaattcgAAATCCACCACACAATCCATGAAAGATGAAGAAGTGAGCCCTGGTGGGAGAAGGAAAAGGAGGATTAGTATCAGCCATTTTCGTAGCTCTAACACGGTTGATACCAAGTCCTTTTATTCTTCTTCAAGCTCTGGTTTCAGAACCCCACCTCCTTATGCATCCACACCTACAAAAAGGAATGAGACATCGAAGCTCATTGATGGGTTCTTAGAAAAGTACAAGAATATCGAACCCCATCATCAGGATAAGAATATGAGCATTAGAGTTGATAGATATCAATCAGAAGAGAAAGACTTCAGTAAGTTGTGTGAGGTTGATGATGGTGCAGATAGTGATTCAAGCTCTGATCTTTTTGAGTTGCAAAGCTATTCAAGTGGTTTGCCTGTGTTTGAAACTACAAACATGGATAGCTTCAAGAGGGGAGCACCGGTTTCCAATGGTGCCCTTTGAGACTATACTCTTTTTCAAACTTTGGCTTCATTTGTTTTTCATCTCCATTAAAGACTGTGATAATTAACAGATATTGAATGCTTTTCGTTTCTCTGTGTGTACAGTTTGGAATTTGTTTGtttgtcttttcttttccagTCACTTCTTTTCATGGATTAATGCATAAACCTCAAAAGTCCTCCATTTCTTTTGCTCGCTTAGATTGCTATGATTAATGATTATCCACTAAATTAATGGAGAAAACCCGCATCATCACGTCACATTAATTAATATTTCCTAATCAGCACGTGTGATTCATATAAGCCTTATTTTCTCTACACAAAGCATGCCGTAATAAATTGAATCACAGGTGAAATGATACAATTTGTCTCCAGAGTCTAGAATGTTATTTCTAAACTAAACTGTATGAATCGAATAAACTGCAACCAAATTCATTTAGTTTTTGCATGCCTGATTTATAGGCTCATCTTCCAAACCTGCAGgaacaaagttttttttttttttttttggtgaatgcAGGAACAAAGTTAATACCACTGTCTAATCTACATATCTAGAGTTAAGTTCAGAAATCAAACTTCTTTTTCAGCAATTTCAATTAAGTTACAAGGCTTCCTAGAATTCATCATTATTCTTACATGTAGAGAAATGTCTGAATCTTTATCTGATATAGATGCAATGATGAACAATAGTGGGTTATAGTAGGGAAGTTGTTAAGCATTGAAGGGTAAAACTTCGTACGGACGTACGTCTTATCATTCCAGTGATGTAACTTCCACTTTAAACCCCAAATTATTAAGAGTTTTGATTAATGCCAACAACATTAAATTCCTGTGCAATCAGACAACTAAACATATACAAAGACATGTGTTGTTTATTTAACTGTATAGATGCAAGTTTTGCTTGCTTATAATAATTAAGAATTAAGAACCAACTTTTGTGCCTTTAGATTATATTTTACAAATTGAGTCCAAGAGtccttttcaaaattcaactcatgcGTATAAAGCTAGTAGTGTTTTTTTCCCTCTACCCTTTCCTTAGTGTCACTTGGAATCAGAATAAAGGTCTAACGCTAAATCGATGATGAAACCTATTGATAGCCTTTTAGAAAGAATGATGCACAAAAATGATGTATGTACTGTAGAGCACTAAAAAAGCCTATATAGGAGGGCATGAAAGACATCAATGATGCATGGGGGCACCCTAGCTAAGGGTCCAACAAGCCATGTCGCATCCTAATGGATGAGATAGGTCTATGCAGTGATTTTTTTTCAAAGTAAATGTGATTTTATGAAGTTTGACTGGAAATATTGCTTGCTTTGAATATCGGATCTTCCCTAAGCAATTTTTCATTTAGACTTTGAATAGTTAGAAAAAAAACCTAGAAAGAACTACTAAAGGTCAATAAGTCGTAGTATAGTGGTAAGTATTTCCGCCTATCACGCAAGCGACCCGGGTTCGATCTCCGGCAACAGCGAACATTTTTTTTTCCCTACCAAAAAGAGTTTTTGGACTTCTGGACAAACTCCAGATAAATATTAAAAAGCCTACTGAAAATCCTTAAGTCATAGTATAATGGTGAGTATTCCCGCCTGTCAGCGGGTGACCCGGGTTTGATCAACGGCAACGGTGAATATTATATTTCctaatattttcaaataaaatttttggagttCTAGACAAACTACAGATATCGCATGGGAGAAATATTAGAACTACTAAAAATCAACAAGTCGTAGTATAGTGGTGAGTTTTCCCGCCTGTCACGAGGGTGACCGGGGTTCGATCCCCGGCTACAGCGTGTgctattttcttaaaattttcaaataaagttTTTGGAGTTCTTGACAAACTCTAGATATTACATGAGAGAAATATAAAAAACACTGCCGAAAATCTGTTAGTCGTTGTAGAATAGTGGTGAGTATTCCCGCCTGTCACGCGGGTGACCCGGATTCGATCCTCCGCAACGGCTAGTGTTATTTTCCTAAAATATTTCAAGTAAAGTCTTCGGAGTGGACAAACTCGAGATTTTACATGAGAGAAATATTAAAGAACTAATTGAAATTCAATAGGTCGTTGTAGTATAGTGGCGAGTATTCCCGCCTGTCACGAGGGTGACCCGGGTTCGATCCCAGGCAACGGCGTTTAGATTTTTTCCTAATCAAATAAagtttttatttagaagttcgaGGGAAATGACGCATTTCAAGATTTTAGTTCCCGCCATCTAAAAAGCCATCTCTTCGTCTATCTTGAAAATCCTCTCTACTCGCTTATTGTTAGTCGTTTGGAAATCTTGTTTTCTTCTCATTTCTTTGGATGGCGAAAACTAAAGAAGGAGAGCAAACAGCGAAATTAGACGATCTGGAGATCGTTTCCGTTGGATCTCTATACAAAGGCCCCTGGGGGAAGAAGTATTGGAGCTCCTCTAGGGTTTGTTTGCTTTTCTATTTGCATTTTACTCGACATTCTCACGGTTTACGATTATTTTTGTGTAATCAATATAGATACCTGCCGAATAACTTGAATGAAAACTAAAGAACTCTGGTTGATTGCCGGTGTCTCTAATAGTAGTATATTTTTCTGCAAGTACGGTGTAAATTTGTAATTGGAATTTAGGAACTCCGAATCTTCGATCCTAACAAGTTTTGGcaaattaaaaaaacatatattTGGACTAACAGCAGAAAATTGAAGTAAATTGTTATGGACTAATGGTGTTTCGTTTAAGTGGATTTAACCTTGTTAATCTGTAGGGTAAAGATCGATATCCTTATCCTGTGGGCTATCAAGCTGTTCGGGCTCACAATGGAAGCACTTATAAGACAGAAATTCATGAAGGTCCTAGAGGGCCTTTGTTTGTGGTGAGTAAGCAGACATGATGGTTTTCTTGCATCTTGTTTTCCATTGATACTTTTTTAAGCGAATTATAAAGCAAAAGTGTGCCTCTATTTGCATGCAGATCTCCTGTGATGGGCAATCGTGTTCTGGACAAACTCCAGATATTGCATGGGAGAAATTTCAGAAGATGGGTTGCCCACATTTGAAGATATGGCATGGAAAGAGATTCTCATGCAAGATAGATGGTGTGGAGGTATAACTTGGTGGTGCTTCCATAGCACTCTGAAGTTGCATTTTCCTTAGCCCTCCTTTTTTGGTTAATTGCATTGCTATTTACAACTTTAGTATGGACAATTGCGGCTTTGGTGATATCATCTTTATGTTCTTATTTTGTTGTCATATCTGGTATCTGGAAAGCATTTTCCACCTAGATGACAATTCATTCTACTTTTTCTTGTTTTTTAATTGTTCAGAATTATAAAACTCTCTTCTGTCAAACACTTTGGTCTCTAGATTGAAGATTTCTTATAGAAGAGATGCATCCTAATTTGAACAAGATGATCTAGGGGTTGCTCTGGTGACTACTATAATTTAGCCTTAGTGAGAAGAATAGCTAAGCTTGTGAAAATCCTTTGAGTTACTGTCTTGTTCTTTCATCTTTATGCGGTTACCTTAAATATTAACCTCAGAGTCGCTTAGATTGAGAGTGATTAACATGATAAAGATCAAGCTCTGACATCAATTTGAAGCAGTATAATGTGGAGCATTTAAGTCGATCTTTTCTCTTTGATAGATTTTTCACTGGGTGGCTCAGGTTGTTGTATTCTTTGCAACGAATGCAATAAAGGTGCTCTATAGTATTATTTTATAGATGTTGATGCCTTTATATGCATGCATACTGCATACATATTTTAAAAACTTTCACTTATTTCTTGGCTGTTTTTTTTATTTGTGGTTTGACTTGCTTAATGTTTGAAAATGTATTTCCTAACTTTGGATAAGTAAAGAAAAACATAGGTAATTTCACTGAGTTTTTCTTTGCGTTTTCATGCAGTTTTTTGGATTTAAAAATCCATTTGTTCAAAGGTTACTACGGGAATTGGTGGCAAATGTCAATGGAACAGCAGAAAGCAGTTTGGTATCTTCCAGCTTTTGCAATGGCGCTTCTAGAATGGATAATGATAATGGGAGCTCAACTATCTGTACTGCTTCTGATTTACTACCATACTTGGCCAGGCCACAGATCAAGAAAAAGAGAAGTACAAGGTGTGAAAAAATGCAAAGCAAGTTGGTTGACAGGCCCGGCCGTAAACGACCCCGATCTAAGGACCTGACTTATGATGCAGAGGGTTCAAATTTAGTACCAGGGAATCAAGTGAAACATGAACATGGGTTCTCGGTAACTCATAATGCTTCCGAAGATGAAATTGACAGATTTCCCGAAGCATTGGCAGTGCTCTCTAAATCAGTAGAGAAAATTGTAGAAAGCTCCCCAGCCAAAGATGGTTTTCCATCAAAATCTGTTGATTTCGTGGCTCATCATGGTGAGAATGAAGCCAAGGGCAAGTTTATTAGTTCCCAAAATGAAAAATTCACTAGAGTAGCTAACATTGCATATAAAGAGGTAAGATAGTCTATCATGTCTCATTTTCATTTGGTTCTGCCCATGTTGAACATCTTGTTGAAATCATGTTCCCTCTATCTTCTTGCAAAATTTACGTACTTACTGCTTGAATTAGTCTTACCATCTGGAGCTAGCTTTTAAGAGCTATTTCCTCAGAATTATCACCCTCTTCCATAATCAGTTGATGCAGTTTTTAATTTGCTATTACAAGTAACATTAGTTGCCACAATATTAGAAACGTTCTTAACTTCTTACAGTTGGATAGGTCACAAGATACTGTACTGGAAGGATTCTGTTTTCCTATAAGAACAGATGACAGACCTGAAGATTCATCATTTCCAAATGACTCCATGGGCATAAATGATGTCCATCTTTATGCACCTGATACTTTGGATTTTGAAGGTAGTTTTTATCTGCAGTATATACTACATTGTAACCTAGGTTTTCTTTTAcatttataatttatcattcttaGCATCCACCTTATTAGGCCACAACATCTGTGCAGATGATAGGACCAATGTTGCTTCAGGTGCAAAGGACATAACTGGCAGTATGAAAGAAGAGTTAATCACTGCTAATATGGTTAATTCTGATAACTTGGTGACTGAGTCTCATCAAGAAGAAGAAATAGGCACATCTAATTCAAATACAGGTTCTGAAAAAAGTGAGTTTGATTCGGTAGGTCAGGAAATGGCTAAGTTGATGATGACTGTTTTACTTCCTCAAGCTGTTCCATTGCTTAAGGAGTCttcaaagaagaaaaaggaaacaaTTAGCCCATGCAATGTATTGCCTCATGTGATGAACTCTCGAGAGGACAACATTGTCACTAACCATTTGTTGAACCTTCCATCTTCAGGTActgttaaattttataaattttgaaattttctctGAACATATTCATCTTGGCATGTAGCATCCAACACCTCGAGTCCCTAGACTTTGTAGCTTCATGTTAATCTTTTCTTGCTAGCTCATGAGTTTTTTCTGCTAAAACTGCTGCCTTCATTCTAACAGAGGATGCATGTACAGAACAGGACACAAGAATGCATATCCAAGGTTTAGACCACGGTTTAGTTGTGCCAAATCTTGAACACTTGAACTCTGTTATTCTTGACAGTTTTGAGAATAGTCAGCGAGGGGATCATGTAGCTAGCCAAGCTATATTGTTTTCAAAAAGTATGGTGGAGGTTAAACAGACTAGTTTCAACAAAGAAGCATTTGATTCCAACATCCAGGAACAGCTTGTTAGCATCAAATCGAATCAGGAAACACCAGTTTGTTGTGGTGAGAGCTGTGGGGACCAAGACACCATCTGCCACAAGGAAGTAAACATGGCCGAGTCTGTTTTAGATTGTGCATTTCCAATCTTGAAAACTCTCTCTGAAGATAACCAGGGTGTTTCCATAACTTTGGATGAAAACTCAGCACATATTGGAAACCATTCCAAGCAAAAGAAGCCCAAGAATGCACTTGATTGTGCTGAAGGTAATGAAGTTCAACCAACCTTGAAATTTTTGTTGTCAAATTTACTTTTAAGTCCTCACAGGGCAAGCCTTAGTCCTAAACTGATTGACAAGATATCAATATAGCGTGGAATGAAAACTACCTAGTTTCCTACTAGCCTGCAACCTTTACCTAAAGTTTAACTTCACGGTTAGAAACTGTCACTCAGAACAGAACTTACATTATGGAAAGCTGTATATCATGCAATTTACTGAATTCCTGATAGTTTACATGGAACTCCATGATaattctattatttatttttgtttcagttaatcatgattttgatgattttcaaTTTGAAGCAAATAATCATGTTTCTGCAGTTGTggatgctaatgatattaattcaaGAGGAATTGCAAGTTCATTGAAATTATCAGGGAAAGACAGTAGTGCTGAAACCAGGGCTCCTACTACTAACTCTTCCCATCAAGACCAAAATAAAGTGTATACCAGAAAGAAAATCTCAAAGCAAGCTTATTCAACTAGAAAATACGTTGGTCCTCTATCTGAAAGTATCATATGCAGAAATTCTGGAGATGATTATGCCCCTAATAACTCTGCTATGCCAGGAACTTCACTTGTTTCAAAGAGTTGTCACTCTTCTGATGACAAACCATGCAATAGAGATGTCTTTGGTAATACACCCATGCTTGAAGGACAATCCTGTGGATTGCCTACGGAGAAAACTACTGCGTATTGCAAACCTGAAATCAATAATATGCAACCTATTCTATCTAATGAAAACCAAAATTTGACTTGTGCATCTAAAAGGGATGCATCTTGTTTACTCAATCAATCTGTTTCACTTGAAAGGGGGTATCAAGAAAATTGTTACAAAGAGAGGTTTATTGTAGAAAACAGCTGTTCTGCATC
This window of the Gossypium arboreum isolate Shixiya-1 chromosome 12, ASM2569848v2, whole genome shotgun sequence genome carries:
- the LOC108478889 gene encoding protein BIG GRAIN 1-like E — its product is MLKKSFHHRNGSGELDVFEAARYFSGYNEAASYNCGTLISQKVTRDENQPLRGDRISLDVAMRRNPLLDLHQSHLVEKHVKEKKHKQPSSPGGKLATFLNSLFNQTGSKKKKNSKSTTQSMKDEEVSPGGRRKRRISISHFRSSNTVDTKSFYSSSSSGFRTPPPYASTPTKRNETSKLIDGFLEKYKNIEPHHQDKNMSIRVDRYQSEEKDFSKLCEVDDGADSDSSSDLFELQSYSSGLPVFETTNMDSFKRGAPVSNGAL
- the LOC108477371 gene encoding uncharacterized protein LOC108477371 isoform X1, with product MAKTKEGEQTAKLDDLEIVSVGSLYKGPWGKKYWSSSRGKDRYPYPVGYQAVRAHNGSTYKTEIHEGPRGPLFVISCDGQSCSGQTPDIAWEKFQKMGCPHLKIWHGKRFSCKIDGVEFFGFKNPFVQRLLRELVANVNGTAESSLVSSSFCNGASRMDNDNGSSTICTASDLLPYLARPQIKKKRSTRCEKMQSKLVDRPGRKRPRSKDLTYDAEGSNLVPGNQVKHEHGFSVTHNASEDEIDRFPEALAVLSKSVEKIVESSPAKDGFPSKSVDFVAHHGENEAKGKFISSQNEKFTRVANIAYKELDRSQDTVLEGFCFPIRTDDRPEDSSFPNDSMGINDVHLYAPDTLDFEDDRTNVASGAKDITGSMKEELITANMVNSDNLVTESHQEEEIGTSNSNTGSEKSEFDSVGQEMAKLMMTVLLPQAVPLLKESSKKKKETISPCNVLPHVMNSREDNIVTNHLLNLPSSEDACTEQDTRMHIQGLDHGLVVPNLEHLNSVILDSFENSQRGDHVASQAILFSKSMVEVKQTSFNKEAFDSNIQEQLVSIKSNQETPVCCGESCGDQDTICHKEVNMAESVLDCAFPILKTLSEDNQGVSITLDENSAHIGNHSKQKKPKNALDCAEVVDANDINSRGIASSLKLSGKDSSAETRAPTTNSSHQDQNKVYTRKKISKQAYSTRKYVGPLSESIICRNSGDDYAPNNSAMPGTSLVSKSCHSSDDKPCNRDVFGNTPMLEGQSCGLPTEKTTAYCKPEINNMQPILSNENQNLTCASKRDASCLLNQSVSLERGYQENCYKERFIVENSCSASCQNPVTSFCDKNLSTAMEVQGSSGVNHHGGVELSSDLRGIFNLVGGYFHPLPISSVLLGTKGNEIHICVSCGLLVDTDRTLFIYKVATEEPRKGCPSFVGYTSVVLPSSEIGVERCGLQFTPGGQCLVLLDSIKTPYCREGRIDCICSICFSGCSKENAVKIVRVNPGYVSLVAKLETVESVLCILVCENDYLLAAGKSGRLYLWAMNSTWSAWTEEFILPSGDCVSPCVVELKRIPKCAHLVIGHNGFGDFVIWDILKRVNISRYSGSGDPIKQFLPISLLSWQPVFSYDDMKERIDEITTSTKFWFSKHKDSSFLPLEGKDVAIWLLVLSNSDAQHEHLSSNHLANTSRWRLALLVKDTMILGSTLDPRAATVSASLDHGIMGREDGLVYMWELSTGTRLGVLHHFEGGRVSCIATDESRPEVVAVAANDGQLLLYLHNQENLVKK
- the LOC108477371 gene encoding uncharacterized protein LOC108477371 isoform X2, producing MAKTKEGEQTAKLDDLEIVSVGSLYKGPWGKKYWSSSRGKDRYPYPVGYQAVRAHNGSTYKTEIHEGPRGPLFVISCDGQSCSGQTPDIAWEKFQKMGCPHLKIWHGKRFSCKIDGVEFFGFKNPFVQRLLRELVANVNGTAESSLVSSSFCNGASRMDNDNGSSTICTASDLLPYLARPQIKKKRSTRCEKMQSKLVDRPGRKRPRSKDLTYDAEGSNLVPGNQVKHEHGFSVTHNASEDEIDRFPEALAVLSKSVEKIVESSPAKDGFPSKSVDFVAHHGENEAKGKFISSQNEKFTRVANIAYKELDRSQDTVLEGFCFPIRTDDRPEDSSFPNDSMGINDVHLYAPDTLDFEDDRTNVASGAKDITGSMKEELITANMVNSDNLVTESHQEEEIGTSNSNTGSEKSEFDSVGQEMAKLMMTVLLPQAVPLLKESSKKKKETISPCNVLPHVMNSREDNIVTNHLLNLPSSEDACTEQDTRMHIQGLDHGLVVPNLEHLNSVILDSFENSQRGDHVASQAILFSKSMVEVKQTSFNKEAFDSNIQEQLVSIKSNQETPVCCGESCGDQDTICHKEVNMAESVLDCAFPILKTLSEDNQGVSITLDENSAHIGNHSKQKKPKNALDCAEVVDANDINSRGIASSLKLSGKDSSAETRAPTTNSSHQDQNKVYTRKKISKQAYSTRKYVGPLSESIICRNSGDDYAPNNSAMPGTSLVSKSCHSSDDKPCNRDVFGNTPMLEGQSCGLPTEKTTAYCKPEINNMQPILSNENQNLTCASKRDASCLLNQSVSLERGYQENCYKERFIVENSCSASCQNPVTSFCDKNLSTAMEVQGSSGVNHHGGVELSSDLRGIFNLVGGYFHPLPISSVLLGTKGNEIHICVSCGLLVDTDRTLFIYKVATEEPRKGCPSFVGYTSVVLPSSEIGVERCGLQFTPGGQCLVLLDSIKTPYCREGRIDCICSICFSGCSKENAVKIVRVNPGYVSLVAKLETVESVLCILVCENDYLLAAGKSGRLYLWAMNSTWSAWTEEFILPSGDCVSPCVVELKRIPKCAHLVIGHNGFGDFVIWDILKRVNISRYSGSGDPIKQFLPISLLSWQPVFSYDDMKERIDEITTSTKFWFSKHKDSSFLPLEGKDVAIWLLVLSNSDAQHEHLSSNHLANTSRWRLALLVKDTMILGSTLDPRAATVSASLDHGIMGREDGLVYMWELSTGTRLGVLHHFEDESRPEVVAVAANDGQLLLYLHNQENLVKK